From the Oxalobacter vibrioformis genome, the window CATGCCTATCCGCCTGCGGTAACCAGCCTCCTGGGAGAAATGCTTTCTGCTGCTGTTTTACTGGCCAGCAATATCAAATTCAATGGCTCACTGATCATGCAGATACAGGGCGATGGCCCGGTTCGCCTGCTGGTTGCCGAATGCGATTCCAGTCTGCATGTCCGGGCAACTGCCAAGCTGGCAGAAGATGCGGTTATTGCGGATGATGCCTCCCTTCGACAATTGGTGCACGCCCGTGGGCGAGGACGCTTTGTCATTACGCTGGATATGAATGACAAGGTACCGGGGCAGCTTCCCTATCAGGGCATTGTATCGCTCGAAGGAGAAAATCTTGCAGAAGTTATTGAAAACTATATGCAGCAATCAGAGCAGCTCAGCACCTGTATCTGGCTGGCAGCCAACGATTCGGTTTCACGCGGTCTTCTTTTGCAAAAACTGCCGGAAAAAACAGGAGAAGACGGACTGAGCCAGAAAACAGAAGAAGAAGCACGGGTATGGGATCACCTGGTTGCGCTGTCTTCAACGTTAAACCGGGATGAAATGCTCGGCACGGATATAGACACCCTGCAGCATCGTCTTTTCTGGGAAGAGGACATCCTGTCCTTTGAGCCTCAGCAACCAATATTTTCATGCAGCTGTTCCCGCCAGAAAGTCAGCGATATGTTTCGCATGCTTGGCGAAGTCGAAGTGAATGAGGCACTGGAAGAACAGCAGGGAAAACTGACTGTGAATTGTGACTTCTGCGGCAAGGGATACGATTTCGACAGAGTTGATGTCGCCCAGGTTTTTACAGAGGATACCAGTACCAATCCGGCAGCCGGCCCAAAAAACGCCATGCACTAGGGCGTGTTAACACTAGACCGCTGTTCGCGAAAAGTCGTTTTGTTTCAAAGGGCAAGGCGCATCGGAAAATCTGGATGCAGGCGTAGTCAACCTACGTCAAATTCAGATTTTTCGAGGCAACACCGCCATGTGGGACATAACGGCTTTGCAGCAGGCTGTTTAGTGTTAACACGCCCTAGGGATGTCACTCAACTTATGCACCCTTGATCTTTTTGACCAGCCTGATAATTCTGTCTGCAGATAGGGGATCGGTGAGTACAGGCAAGATACACAGCGCATTGAGCTGATCGTGTGAAGAGACATTCCGATTGCCTGAAAGTGAATCCTTCAGGACTTCCAGTTGTACCTGCCGCCGTTTTTCAGCAAACTCGGGCGGGCTGTCTATGGCAGCAGCAATTTCAAGCCTGAGCAACTGCTCCGAAAGATGCGACTGACGGGACTTCAATGCTTCGACATACGCTGCATCCCTGGCTGCCAGTGCGTTTAATGCTGCATCAAAACGCGGGCGCAACATTTTTTTCCACTCATCTGACGGCTGTGACTCCCACAGGGATTTCAATTCATCGGCCAGTTCAGGCTGATCCGGCAGGGCATTTTCCCCTTTCTGGCAAATAGAAAGTTTCTCAATCAACGCAGCAATCCGGCGGTTTTTTTCTTCTTCCTGCATTGTCCTCATCCGGGACAGAAGGGCTTCCACTGCGGCGTTATAACGTTCTTGAATAACACCTTCCTGCTCCTTCGGTACAGGACCGGCACCGCGCCATTGCCCATCAGCCTCCCTGAGAGCCTGCTGTATTTTTCCAACCGTTTCTGCGAGGTTTGTTTCCAGATTTTCGCAGAGTTTTTCCTTTTCGCGCAAACTGTCCAGCCGCTCTTTTTCCGCCACTTCATTCAGTTTGCTGCGATGGGCAAAAATGGCTTCTGATGCACTTCGGAACTGTTGCCACAACTTCTCGTCCTCACGGCTGTCCAGGGGAAACGCCCGGGCCCTTTCCTGCCATTTTTCCTGCAATTGCCGCGCCATCCGGCCTGATTTTTTGTCCTGAGGCTCAAGGTTTCTGACTTCTTCTATCAGTTCCTTTCGCCTTTGCACTTGGATTTTCGTCTCTTCCTTCAGCAATTCATCCAAAGGGCGCATAACCGCGTCAAGCTCGGCGTTCAGCCGTTTTTTCTCTTTTCGGGTAATCGGCCCGATCTGCTGCCATGTGCGCTGTACCTGTCTCTGATATTCAACCAGCGAGCGCCAGTTCATCTCATTTTCTTCGGGCGGCAGCTTCAGCGTTGAAAGGATCTCCCGGGCACTGTCTACCAATGCCTGCGCTTTCTCTTTATTCTGTTCACGTGCAACGGCCTGTGAACGGGCATATTCCATGACCGGCTCATACGCATGGTTACAGGCTGCATCAAATTGTTGCCACTGGCTCTTGGAAGCCATCCCTGAAGATTCATTCAATGCTTTCCATTTTTCCCGTGCATCGACAACCGCAGCAGCCAGCTCTTCCAATGGATAATTCTTTCCGGGAAGTGCCTCTACAATGCGAAGCAGTTGTTCGCGGGAAGCATGTCCTCCCCATCGTGCCCAATCAGCAAGATTTCTGAGTTCAGAGCGCAACTGAACCAGCATGGCCTTTTGTTCGAAAGACGGCTCAAATACAGAAAAATCCAGGTGCGTTATCCGCTCGCTTTGCTGTGTTGCCTCACGAACTGATCCTTCCTCAATGGCTTTTTTCATGAGAGAAAGGGAATAGACAAAAAGTGATTCGATTTCGGTGGAAGAGAGTTTTTGCCCGGTTTTTTCGTGCTCTTGCCTGTCGTCCCGGGAAACCCGGGCAGCAAGCGCATCAAATCTTGCCTGGAGATCAGACAGGCGTTCATCATCATTTCCGACTGGAAACGCCCGCCATTGCTGCTGCAGATCCTTCAGCGTCAAAGTGGACAGATCCGCACTTTCCCATGCCGCCAGCATCTCTATGCGTACCGCCAGCGCTTCATGGTTTTGCCTGTGCTGCTGTGTATTGCCAGCAAGGCGCTCTTTTGCTTCGTCAACGTCATTGATCAGGTGCCGCGGCAACGCAGTCCACTCACGCGACTGAACCCGGTTTTCAGATAATGCCAACAGTACGGTGAGCCGGGCTTCCCGTTCTGGCGGGGTCAGCGCTGCCTCTTCTTCTTCAAGCTGCAAGAGCGCAGAAAGCGTATCCATGACCTCGCGCTGCAATGCCGCCTGATCCGTCAGGCGCTGCCTGATTGCGTCACGAATGGCCTCATATTGCCGCACAAGCCCCGCATCATCAGCATCTGCTTTTTTAACGGTATCCCACTGGCGATCAAGATCTGCCACCAGATTGGGGAGCAAGTGAACTTCATTTTTCAGGTGATTGGCTAAATCAACACAGGCCAGGATCTGTTCCTGCTGCTTCTCGCGCTGTGAAAGCGCGTCCAGCCTGGACTGCACCAGGCGGGTGACACGCCGGTCAGTATTTCGCAGGGCATTTCTGATCTGCTGCAGCAGGACTTTGGAATGGACTTTTTGTGCCGCAATAAAACGGGCATCAGCCGATGAACTTTGCAAAATGAATGCGGCCGCCTCATTCTCATCGTCAGGCAATGCCTCAGCCTGCCGGATTGCTGCCTGCCGCACTTCATTGGCTGCTGCCTGCCGGGCATTTTTCTTTTCTTCTGAAAATGAAATGGAATCAGGCTGTTTTTTCCCGAAGCGTTGTAATAAAAAATTAAACATAAACCTGAAATCCAAATCGGCAATCACATTGCGAGGACATTCATGATAACAAGACTCTGGCAAAAAGCGCTTCTCAAAAAGACAAGAAAACGATTTTTTTATGCTCTCATAAAAAAATCCGCGGATTACAGCCAGATATCGGCCTTCCGGAAAAACGGAAAACAGAAATATTGCGGAAAAATACTTTCAGGAGGGGAAAACTGCAACCAACCGGAAACCGGTCAGTTGCAAAGACATCCCATCGTTAATTACCACAGTAGCACTGGCTGGTGCAATGACGGTGCATATCATAGGATTTTGGCAATTGCTCACGTTCTGCCAGGATATCGTACATGGCCGCCTTGCGATTATGGATACCCATCACCAGTTGGCGGTCAAATTCCGTTTTCATGTAAATGCGTTTTAAATAGGCAGCATGATGCCTGGATATAAATCTTTTCATATCAACCTCACCCGTTAATCTTTTTGAGATATACCGGAAATACCTTGCCGGCCTGTCTGGTAAAACAGACGGCAGTACTTCCAGGAAGTCGTCAGCTGTTTTGAAGGAGTGCTTGCTGAACGACCGGTTTACCATGTATCCGCGTCAAATTGGATGGCGGGAGTTGTCCGCTTCCAACATGCAGAGAAGACAATTCCAAGCCTTGTAAGCCGGAGTTATCTGTCAGCTTATATTTTAACCCTGAATCTGCTTTTTCGTCACGCCCATTTATTGATAAAGGGCAATATTTCTCCAGATGGTCATCATCCAGATCAATAACGACATGGCGGCTGATTTCATCAGTCTGCTCGCGCATGAATATTCTGGCCAGGGAAAACCAGCTTTCACGGGGAATATTCTCCTGAGCCAACGGGAAAATCAGGCGTTCTTCGATTTCAAGCAGTTGAAACATTGTCTGACAGTACTGCTCCACCAGCGCCTTTGATACGGCACTGGCATTGCCTCCTTCTTTCAAGACCTGATACAGGCTCAGGCAGACAGCCGCATGCAGGTTGGCTGAAGACTGGTGCAGTACCTCATGATCAGCGATCAGCCTGCTGCTTTCCGGTACCTGCTTTTGCATTTCAGGCAGAAAGTGAACTTCCAGTCGCCGGAGACAGCATTGGCTGTGCAACGGATAAGCAAGCAGGAGCAGCTTTTCCAGCGCCTCCTGCTGGTATTTCCCACTCTCACAGAAGTCTTCTGCCCAGCGTTTCAAACGCGACAGATCTTCCCGCAAGCGATCATTTTCCAGTTGCATGGCAACCTGTACATAAGTACTCGACAGCATGTTTTTACTCCGGTTTTTGCAGCATGAAATGGATATCGTTGATAAAGAGTCCTGCAAAACAGCAAAGTTCCACCTGTTCAATTCACTTATTACGGCAGAATTCGCTATTTTTTCAAGGGGTAACATGAAATTTTTTATGTATTTCCACATCTGCGCCTTGCAAAGCCACAACAGGAAAAGGAAAAAACAGGAAAACAATACGCCGTCAGCACAGCAGGATGACGGCTGGAAAAGTAAAACAGGGGATCTGGCAACAGCAAGGATGGGCAGGCAGTGATATATTAGTGTCAAAAAAACCGTTTGATGCCACATCCATTTTAGAAAGTTGAGCGATGAATGAGACTTTGCAATTGATCCGGCAACGCCGTTCCATCAAAAAATTCCAGGAAACGCGGGTACCGGATGATATGGCAGAAGCCATCCTTGAAGCCGGCA encodes:
- a CDS encoding DUF349 domain-containing protein, encoding MFNFLLQRFGKKQPDSISFSEEKKNARQAAANEVRQAAIRQAEALPDDENEAAAFILQSSSADARFIAAQKVHSKVLLQQIRNALRNTDRRVTRLVQSRLDALSQREKQQEQILACVDLANHLKNEVHLLPNLVADLDRQWDTVKKADADDAGLVRQYEAIRDAIRQRLTDQAALQREVMDTLSALLQLEEEEAALTPPEREARLTVLLALSENRVQSREWTALPRHLINDVDEAKERLAGNTQQHRQNHEALAVRIEMLAAWESADLSTLTLKDLQQQWRAFPVGNDDERLSDLQARFDALAARVSRDDRQEHEKTGQKLSSTEIESLFVYSLSLMKKAIEEGSVREATQQSERITHLDFSVFEPSFEQKAMLVQLRSELRNLADWARWGGHASREQLLRIVEALPGKNYPLEELAAAVVDAREKWKALNESSGMASKSQWQQFDAACNHAYEPVMEYARSQAVAREQNKEKAQALVDSAREILSTLKLPPEENEMNWRSLVEYQRQVQRTWQQIGPITRKEKKRLNAELDAVMRPLDELLKEETKIQVQRRKELIEEVRNLEPQDKKSGRMARQLQEKWQERARAFPLDSREDEKLWQQFRSASEAIFAHRSKLNEVAEKERLDSLREKEKLCENLETNLAETVGKIQQALREADGQWRGAGPVPKEQEGVIQERYNAAVEALLSRMRTMQEEEKNRRIAALIEKLSICQKGENALPDQPELADELKSLWESQPSDEWKKMLRPRFDAALNALAARDAAYVEALKSRQSHLSEQLLRLEIAAAIDSPPEFAEKRRQVQLEVLKDSLSGNRNVSSHDQLNALCILPVLTDPLSADRIIRLVKKIKGA
- the hslO gene encoding Hsp33 family molecular chaperone HslO encodes the protein MKDRLQKFLFEHAAVRGEFVDLTEAWEQVQENHAYPPAVTSLLGEMLSAAVLLASNIKFNGSLIMQIQGDGPVRLLVAECDSSLHVRATAKLAEDAVIADDASLRQLVHARGRGRFVITLDMNDKVPGQLPYQGIVSLEGENLAEVIENYMQQSEQLSTCIWLAANDSVSRGLLLQKLPEKTGEDGLSQKTEEEARVWDHLVALSSTLNRDEMLGTDIDTLQHRLFWEEDILSFEPQQPIFSCSCSRQKVSDMFRMLGEVEVNEALEEQQGKLTVNCDFCGKGYDFDRVDVAQVFTEDTSTNPAAGPKNAMH